One Nicotiana tomentosiformis chromosome 4, ASM39032v3, whole genome shotgun sequence genomic window carries:
- the LOC138909156 gene encoding uncharacterized protein, with translation MVGEEDIADPTVHQFENNGPNLVRDVMDSTNPLCMHPSENAGSTLVPIPFNGVGYRSWRRGILRALSVKNKIGFINGKCRKPNVDSELEDRYDQTNRAKMYQFQKEINDLTQGSLDITGYYTKMKKLWEELHTLNANTQCNCQCTCGAKENMHKTE, from the exons ATGGTCGGAGAAGAGGATATTGCTGACCCAACTGTTCATCAATTTGAGAATAACGGACCCAATTTGGTAAGAGATGTCATGGATTCAACTAATCCTCTATGTATGCATCCATCAGAAAATGCCGGATCGACCTTGGTACCAATACCTTTTAATGGAGTAGGATATAGATCCTGGAGAAGAGGAATTCTGCGAGCCCTCTCAGTGAAGAACAAAATAGGTTTTATTAATGGTAAATGTAGAAAGCCTAATGTTGATTCT GAATTGGAAGATAGGTATGACCAAACCAACAGAGCTAAGATGTATCAATTTCAAAAGGAAATCAATGACTTGACTCAGGGCTCACTGGACATCACTGGCTATTACACAAAGATGAAGAAGCTTTGGGAGGAATTACACACGTTGAATGCGAATACTCAGTGCAATTGCCAGTGCACCTGCGGGGCAAAGGAAAATATGCACAAGACAGAATAA